The Deinococcus hopiensis KR-140 sequence TCTTTAGGCCGTGCGCCTCGCGGTACTCGGCTGGGCTGCGTCCGATGACAGCGCGGGTCACGAGCTTGCTCACGTTCTCGATCAGGCGGTTCTCTGGGGCGTGCCAAACATGCAGCACGTCCATGAGTTCGGCCCGGCCAGCTTTGACGGCGGCTCTCGCAGCCAGCCAAGCGGCATCAGCAGCATTCGTGTTCCTCTGCAACACTTCATCGGCCAACGTGATGTCGCCTTGGCGGTAGCGCTGGATGAGCAACTTCACCCACTTCTTGAAGGGGCGGGCCTGTTCCAGTTCGCTGCCCATGATGAGGCCATAGACCCCGACTTCGGAGATGACTACAACTTCTTGGGTATGGCGGGCGCGGGATGTGATGGCGGTATCTGAGGCCCTGTTTTGGGGCGTCACATGGAGGCGAACAGTCGTCTTTTCGTCGGCATCCACATGAGCGGCCAGGGCGTTGCGGGGCTTCTTGTAACCGAGGGCCTGGGCCACATCACGCCCAACGAACCAGAGTTCACCGTCGCGCTCCACGGTCCTGAGTGGGCTGCCTTCAAAAATCGGGGTTGCCAGTATTGGTAGGTGCATAGACCCTCCCGCCTGAGTCGGCGCAGGTAAGGGGCGCACCCGTGTGTTTCAACGGGTGCTGCCGGTTTACTTACTCAGGCTGCGAGGCGGAAGGGTTGAACTCCCTCCTGAGCGAGCGTCCCCGCCTTGTACTCATCGAGCAACTTCCCGCCGATCTGGCCCAGTTGCTCGCTCAAATCAATGATTCCGGGGCTGGTTCCCCAGATACCGACCCACGCCTCAACCGCCAACCGCACCTGGGCTTCCAACTGGAAATACGCAGTGTCGTAGAGGGCATAACGCTGGGCGCACCGAGGGCAGTAATGCTCAACGTGGCCCTCCCGGTGGTGGTAAATCACGCCATTGGGAGTACCGCAGGAATCGCACTTGCGGTAAAGGGGGGCGGTCGCCGCCTCCCCATTCACGCGACCATCTCCAAGCTCTTGCCGTTGGTGCTCATGAAGCGAACCTGGGCGCTGTGCCGGTAGGTCATGAGGTTCGCCCGGTAACGCCCGCAGGCGTACTCGGTGATGAAGCCCCGGCTGAAAGGGTTCTCCTGGCGTACCCAAACCCGGCCATCTGCCGTCGTGATGGTGTCGGGCGTCGGAACTTTGTCAGTGCTGCTAGCGTACTCTTGCATTGATCCACTTCCTTACAGGGATTCCAAGAAGGCCTTGCTTCCTAGGGCGTTCGCCTTCTTGGTATCCATATATTACCAGCCCTCTGGTAATAGTGCAAGAGGTCTGGTAATATTTCCTTAGGGCCGGAGAGCCCACACTAGGAGGGTGATCGTGCGCTGGAAGGTAAAAGAGTTTTTGGACAGCAACAACAAGACCGCATACGCGCTATGGAAGGCATCAGGGCTGTCACGCACAACTACCTATGCCATCGCACAGGGCGATATGGAGGGCGTGCAATTTGACACCCTGAGCAAGTTAGTGGAGGGATTGGAGAAATTAACAGGTAAGCGTGTGGAGATAGGCGATCTCTTGGAAGTGGTGCGGCCATGACCCAGTTCGTCTATGTGCTGGAAGACAAGAACACGCACCTACTCAAGATCGGAATTTCCCTTGACCCTGAATTTCGCGCCAAGCAGGTTGGTAAAGAATTTGGAACTGATGTGGTGGTGGCTGGCGTATTGAAAGTGGACGATGCCCGCCGCACAGAGCAGTTTCTTCATAGCATGTTCTCCGAGCGCCGAGTGGTTGGGGAATGGTTTGAGTTGACAGAGAAGCAAAAGGGCTATCTGCTGGCCTACTTTATTGACAAGCCTCAAAAGAGAGATGCCCGAGGCACAAAGGCCCCTCCAAAGCGGCGTCCGCCCGCGCTGCCCCGTAGAACGGATTTTGCTCTTCAGAAACTTCAAGGGGGGAGCTGGAGCATCCTTACACCCGATGGAATGGTGGGGAGTGTGCAACTCAAAGAAGGGGGCAACTCTTTGGGCTTGGAGATTAAGAGCAGGGAGCAGATCGAAGCCTTGCGAGGCATCCTTGACGCCCTAGACCTCGAACTCGTCGCCGTCCCCAAAAAAAACGTGTGACCTTACAGGTGTGAGACATCCCTTTACTGGATTGTCGCGCGCTGAGACGCTATTGCCATTGTCCCCCTACAATTACAAAAAGTGGCTCCCGCAATTACTGCGGGAGATTTCTCTAATTCAATAATTATGAAGATCGAGATCTTACGCGAGATTGAGAGCGCATCTGTGCTCTTGCCTGTACGGTAATACTGGCCTGCACCTCTTGATACAGAGAAATTTGTGCATCCTCGTGCTCAAGTGACACGACAAGACCATAGCGTTGTAAATCCTCTTCATAGCCCGGGAATTCTTCTTCGCAACCCACTATCAGATGGATTTTATATTTACCGTCGCTGTGCCTGCATGTTTCCAGCACTTGCGCACGAGTTGTTTCAAAAATATTTGATTGGACGGTTGACCAACTTAGTAGCTCTCCAGTTGGCTTCATATTGAGCAATTGATTACTCCCGAATGCGACACTTCCACTGCCACCTGTAGATCGAATGCTATCTATCTCACTTGGCGTAAGTCCACGACACATCTTCATCCACATTGTACGAGCAACATAAGTCTTACGAGTGTTCCTCACTGGTGGATCGAAGGCGAGAGTAGCTCTTATTTTTCTACGCCCCCTATTACGCACAAAGTTTTCAGGAAGCTCTAGTTCATAAATATGATACTTACCACTCGCAATCAAATCATCAGCCACTAGAAGCACTCTGTTTGTATCCGAAAATAAGGCCTTATCTATAGAGGGCCTACCATAACCAAAAAATCGACGTAACCTTCTCTGCCCTGCCCCTTCTGTTAAACCATTTGTTAGCTTAACTTGTATTTCTTGTGGAATAGAAGCACTATGAACAGTAATTGCACGAACTAAATTGGCAGACGGGATTTTACCCATAGGATGAAATATTCTGCGCAATTGGTGTTCGACTTGAGCACATACATGAGTTACTTGAGGAGCAGCAAAGCTAGTTCCCCAACCGAGAGTCAAAAGTGAGCCAGTTGGAAAGTTGTGGTTGAGAAGGACTTCTGCCAAATTTCGATCGTTATCTTTCCATCTAGCCCAGACGCCGCCAGTGGAAGTAATAGAATAGTTGCCTCCATACGACACCAATTCAGGCTTGACCTGCCTTACAAGGCCAGAGCCTTTATCAAGAACATTGCCAGTTCTCGTAAAGGGAGAGGGCATTTCCGATTCTACTGGAACAATGGGCGAAGGATCTCTTTCAAAAACATTTGGGTGTACAGAGGGCTCATCTCTGCGAGCGATCGAACCAACTGTTAAAACATTTGCTCCAGAAGCTGGATCAGCAATAGCGTGTCTTTCCGAAGTCTGAATTTCCAGTAAATCCCTACCTAGCTCAGTTCGCATAAACGAGGATGGTATTTCTGGAATGGCATTACCCGAAGAAACCACAACAACTATATTGAGCTCTCTAGCTATATCATCCAGCATGAGTGCCCATTCCGACTGCCTTCCTCCTCTATAAACTCGATGATTTTCATTTATCGAAAGATTAAATACTCGACACCCATAAGTATCGTGAAGTGTACGTATTGCATCGGCCATCTGTATACTAGCCCGTTCATCTTCCGCAAAGATGACTCCGCCAGTGCCGTCAGGATTATTTCTCAGCACCTTACCACTTAAGACTCGGACTTTAGGTTCCCACTTCCCCGTAGTTAATCCTTCAGTAAGATCTCCATAAACAACAACTCCGGCAACCTGCGTTCCATGACCATGCAAGTCAGCAGGCGTGCCTTCGCCCGAAGAAAAATCTATCGCATCTACTACAAGTCCGCTGAGGAAAGGATGGCCAGAAACAATACCAGAATCAATTATTGCCGCCAAGGGCATCTCTGTCGTAGATAATTGACTTAAGTCGGGCAATTCAATTGCGTCATCTATTGGCGTGAAACTATCGAAATTGACAGAGGGGGGGAGGTCGATCCATGACACCATATCTAAGGTGAGCAACTCACTAAGAAGATCGCGGTTCCCTTGCACTTTAGCTACTAACAGACTGCCTGCTATTTCTTGAGGACCGCCTGGCACCCGCCCCTCTAATTGCTGCACAATCGTCCTAAAGCTCTGCTTATATTGAGAGATATTCAAGTTTTCACCAGGATGCCAAAGGTCTACATCAAAGAAAAAAGTGTCCTCTCCGATCTGATCGAATTTCTCCCTCAAGCGTGGTCCCATTTTATCTTCGGGGGATAATGATCGCACACTCTGCAAAGCATCAAAAAGATTCGCACGTTGTACAGCAGTCAAGAAGGAGTTCTGTGTATTACCTTGAGCATACAGATTTGCCTCATCTATGAAGTGCTGCTGATCCACTAAACTGGTAAATTGCACAATAAATTTGTAAAGATTTTTCTGAGAACTTCTTATTTTTCTGGAATTGACTCTCTCAATATCCAAACCTTCTACCTGCAGAATAAAACTTTCTTCTATTAGATTAATCAGGCTGCTTCTTTCTGGGTGGCTCAAAACGTATTTTTTATCGCTCGGTATTCCTAAACTTGCACGCTCAGGAGACACAACAAAACCCATGCTGGTGTACGGCCCACGGCTCCATTCTTCTAAAAAGGCATGAGCATAATCCGAATTAGAAAAATGGAGGCTAATTTCATAACGAGCCCCCATATCAGCTTCTTCTGTATTACTTTCAGACACAATAAATGCTTGGAATTTATCCTCTAACTGCTGACGCTCATCTATCCCCAAAAAACTCATCTCAAGAACTAAAAGATTTGTCACCTCTACTTGAGAAGGCCTAATCCTAGTCGGTCTTTCAACTGCTGCATGCATCTGCATCGCAATAGCGCCTTGGTGCTCTCTCTGGTTCGACCTAAGTGGAGGAGATGCACCAAACGCCGGGCGTTCGGGTCTTCGAGTTTCGCTTTCTTTGAGGCGCTGTAAGATGAGATGATCAAGTTGTTCTGGCACAGTTATTCCTCGTCAACAGTAGGAGAAGTCGTGCTGTGACGAAAATTTAGAATTTTCTGGCGATCGCGCTGCTTAGCAACGGCACGAATTAAGTCTTGTTCCTCAACGTACATCCCACCGGCTAGCACTGTCCGCTTGATTGCATCAAGACAAATGCGCTCAACGTCAGCATGGCTAAATCCAACAAGCTCCCTGCTTATACTTGGAAGAATGTTTGTCTTCTTCAAATTTCTTTTGAGTAGGCGAGTGAGTAAGCGAAGAATTGTTTCTTCATCTGGCTTTTCAAAACGAAATACCTCATCAAAACGACGCCATAGAGCAGGGTCAAGCGCCTGCTCGAAATTTGTCGCCGCTATTACAAGGGATCTACCTTCAAATCTGTCTAGCATCTGCAAAAAAGCATTTACGACTCGCTTCAACTCTCCGTGCTCAGTACTATCATCACGAGAACGGCCTATAGCATCAAATTCATCAAAAAATACGACCCATTGACCACGTGTCACATATTCAAAAACGCGCGACAAATTCGAGGCCGTTTCACCCAATAAACTGGACACCAAACCATCAAACCGGACATATAGCATAGGAAGACCCAATTCGCTTGCTATAGCCTCGGCAGTAATAGTTTTACCGCACCCTGGTGGTCCACAAAAAAGCAATTTTTGCGCAGGCTTCAAGCTATACATTTCTAATATTTCCCACTGCTTGAATTCATTCATCACGTCCCAAAGAGCTTGTTCCTGCCCCTTAGTAGTAAACAGATCCTCCATTCGCTTTTGCGGAGTCTTTATGTCAAAAAGAGGTAGGCCCTTTTCGGGATCTCGAGGTACGGGCTGTAGGCTAGCAAGGGGAAAATCAGGTCGCGTAGTTGATGCTCCGTTCAATAGCCGTGTCAGCTCATTAGCCAAGACAACATGCTGTTTTTTACGTTCATCAAGAATAACGTCTTGAGCTGCCTCCATGAACGCGTCATGCTGTCCGGTGGCATAGCTTTTGAACATCTTCTTGATCAAATCTGCTCTAGCCATCGCACCCTCTCGAGGAATCCCGATTTACGACTCCCTAATAATCGCTAGAGGCGAAAAAGAGAGCCTGATTTAGTTGATAACAGAATAACATAGTTATATGATACCGGATTGTGCGCCCCCTACAAAGAAAAAGCACGGTGTATGACCGTGCTTCGTCAAGTTGTCCCCTGCACTTTCTGACCTTAACCAGTCTAAAGATAAGCAGGCTGGAGGGCGACTGGAAACCATGCCTTAGCGTCAGGTCTAGCGTGGTGAGACAGCAAAAAGCCCCCTATCCGAGGGCTGCCCTCCGACTTCACCCGGTCGGCTCGATTGTGGGATGGAGTTAGTGTACCTACGACACTCAGGAGGAACATCCGCCAAATGGATGAGCCCCCAACAAAAAATCGCCCTCCTGGGGCGTATCAACACTTTCTGGACTGTACGGTTAGTCTACTCAGTTCCCACCTTTTCTGCCACCCTCCCCTGTTGGTCGGCTCTGGCTCTTGCCAGTGGCGCTTCTGCGTGCCCGTCGCCTAACCGCACGGCCAGGGTCAGCACCGCGACAGCATAAGCGGCGTGCCGAGCCATATCTGGTTGCCAGCGTCCGCACTCCCGCAAGAGGGTCACTGGAGTCCGGTAAGTTCCTCGCAGCCGGTCCAAAAGTTGCCCTATGGCTCGGTGGTCAGGTACTCCGCTGCCCAGCAGCTCTTTGATCACCGTCGCTACCTCATGCTCCGTACAGTCACCAATAGGCGTCTGTAGGTAAGTGGCCGTGATCGGGCCGCCCATGCCGAGCGTTAGGAAGTCCAGGTCGTCCGGTTGATACCGCCCGTCACCAGGACTGGGAAGCTGCACGGTCCGCACCTTCCATGCCCGAATAGCTTGATACCAGCATTCGGCGTAAGCCCTCGCTTCCTTGGCCTCCCTCCGCCTTCCAGTGAGCTTCTGGACGGTCTGGCGAGCACGGGTGACGCCAAGAGGGCGGATAGGGGTGATTGGTAGCATGTATCCTCCGGAAGCAGGAGTAGGGCTTGTCCGCCTCTCTAAGTACGTCCCTGACGAACACGAGAAGGCGTAGTGACAGTACTTCCGCATTCCCCATCTCTCCCTAGGAAGGCCATGATGCACATACTCTCAATGGGACTCATTCTTCTTGTTGCCCTTATTCACGTTTACATCGTGATCTTAGAGATGTTTCTTTGGACGCATCCTCGCGGACGTGCAGCCTTCGGTACCACAGCTGAAGAGGCCCAGACCACGAGGGTGCTGGCTGCAAATCAGGGAGTCTATAACGGCTTCTTGGTCGCTGGACTCCTCTGGTCATTGCTGGCACCAGCAGCGTTGGCTCCTCCATTAAAAATATTCTTCCTGATGTGCGTGATTATTGCCGGGCTGTACGGCACTGCAACTGTTTCCAGGCGTATTCTTTTCGTTCAAGTCATCCCAGCAGTACTGGCTCTTCTTGCCGTTCTTCTCAGTCGCTAGCCTCCGAGACGAAATAGACAGCACATCCACCAGAGTTTCCATCGGCTTGATCATGTCCTCAACGAGCAGGACAAGGCGTCCTGGCCCAGGGAATAAGCGAGTTGCAGAACGGCAATTTTGCCAAAACGCACCTCTCCTTCCCCCAAAACTTCACCCCCGCCTCCGAGCGGAGTTTTTACGCCAAGCAGGTTTACCAGCAGGCTTGCGAGAGCATTCTCGACTCCTTACACTTCAGGCGAGCGTTGCGTTCCGATATCCGGCTGCTTGAGACATCGTGACACTGCGCCAGGAGTTGCTCGAATGAGCGTTCAATTCAACCACGCCATCATCGCCGCCCACGACCGGCACGCATCCGCGTCCTTCTTCGCGCAGCTATTCGGGTTGTCTGAACCCACCTTTTGGGGGCCGTTTGCCAGCGTCACGCTTGAAGAAGGCGTACATCTCCAATTCGCGGAGCCAGGGATACCAGAGATTCAGATGCAGCACTTCGCCTTCCTGGTTGATGACCCCACTTTTGACCAGATTTACGAACGGATGCAGTTGAGTGGGTTGGAGCACTGGGCCGATCCGCAAGGCACTCTTCCTGGACAGATCAACACACACCATGGCGGGCGTGGTGTCTACTTCAAAGATCCCGCTGGGCATGGTTTTGAGATCATCACGCGTCCCTACGGTTCGTCTGTCTGAACTGACATAAGCACCTCCCCTTCCAAAACTTCACCTCCGCCTTTCGAGCGGGGGCATTCAATGTCTCAAACTATTGAATATACATTCTAATCGCAAAGTAGGCGAGCACGGAGAATACCGCCACAACGGCAACATATATTAGGCGAAATAGAAGGCTCATCCTTTCCCAACTATTAAACCCAGAGATAAAGAAACCTGACGCAAGGCTAAACGCAAGCAACCCTATCCCCAATTGTGTTAAGAGAAGAATTTTCGGTATTAAAGCGCCCATGAGGATAAAAAATAGTCCCACGTAAAGAAGTAACTGAACAGCTTTTTCCAATTTCACTCTGCGCCTCCAACAGTTCTCATCGAGAGATACGCCAGTCAGTTGCACAAAGTTCCCCATGTTCCTCCCCCCAATGACAAACCCCCGCCTTCCGAGCGGGGGCTTTTGCTGGCGGTGCGCGTGAGGCCTGAGGGCAGAGGTTCCTCCCTGGAATGACAAACCCCCGCCTTGAGGGTGTGGCCATGTCTGTCGCACTATCTCCAATGACAAATTCTCGCCAGGCGGAGGAGCTCACTTACAATAAGCAATGCCACATAAACGTAGGTCGCCAATCTTATTCTTCTATTTGGCTTATTAGTTCTTCGACAAGCTCGTAAACTTTTGTAAGAGGATTAGATCCCGAAGGAGTTGAGCCGTTAGCGATATGATAGACCTCCAGCTTCTTAGCGTTTTTTATAGCTGTCTTCTGTTCAGGAAGTAGAAATTTGTACATTCCTTGTCTGTTTTTTTCATAGCTACCTTCAACCCTAGAAGTTAAATCTCGATATATGCTCTCTCTAGGCAAATGGGCTGTCGTGTATCTGAAGTGGAGAAGATACCAAAGTTCAAAACATTCATTTGACCATGCCAGTCTAAATCCGTGGGAGTTAGCTTTATTAATAGCATTATCAAAGTTGTCAGCAGGAAAATCGTCCTTATCAAAAACACACCATATTTGGTCAAAATTAATGCCAGATGATTTAACGATTTTTGCTGCCTCCGCAATTAAGCTAATGGTATTGCAACCCGTGCCGCACACCTCAACACTTATTGCCAACTTGTGCTCTCTTCGCATCTCCATAAAGTAGTTCGGTTCAGTTTTTACTCCTTCGCAAACAATTAAATAAGTCTTTTTTATTTTTCTGGAAGGTCTTTTTTTTCCTATTTCACGAGCAGCCTTCCTCCCCTTAGTCATTTTTTATAGCCTTCTTTGTAGTATTAAAATCAAACGCACCTAGATACGGAATGGCCCCGTATCTACCTGATATATAATCCTTTTCGAAGGAAGCATCATTTCTTATCTTCTTACCATCACCCTCGTAATCAGCCAGAGAGTATATTTCAGTCGATCCAATTTTATCCTTCTCGGCAAACCATATTTGATCTCTTCTAAGGATTTTAGAATCAAGCAGACTGGTATCGTGTGTAATGAAAACAAGTTGAGCGCCATTTGGGTTTCTCTCCTGGGAGTTAAACATTTTAATTAATGATTTTGTTATAAGTGGATGAAGCTGCGAATCTACTTCATCTACAAATAGAATTCCTCCGCTTTTTAATGCCGCTATTAATAATCCAGAAAGTGCAAATATCTTCTGGGTACCACTTGACTCATTCTTCTCCAAGTCAAAGCTTTCAGTCCCTACTACTTCTCCTTCATCATTATACTTATGGTGTATTGTAATAATCTTTCTATTGGATGCCATTCGAAATTGCTTAACACTTGTTTCCTCTTCATCACCTTCTTCCTCATCTACATCATTCCATTTCTCTCCCAAGGCGAAGTCTTCTATGTGTAAGTCAGCTGCCCTGAGGACATCTTGTATTTCATCTTTCATCATTCCTTGTTCTAGAAATCTAACACTTAATCCTCTAATAGCTTTGTCAGAACCCCTGAGAAAGAATAATCGACGAAAAAACTGAAGCACGTTCTTAGGTATCTCTGCATTAAACTGCGCCGCGATTGGCAAAAAGAGTGCGTTATTCCTAACAAACCTTTTAATCTGATTGGCATCGTAAAAATCAGTTCCATGAGAGATGCTGCCCGAATCTCGATAGAAAATTTTTCTCTCATGATTTTTAGGGGTCCAATACAACCACTCTTCCATCACTTCTTTATCGTTAACTTCAAATCCATATCTATATTTAATATCATCTATTATGAATATAAGTTCAAATAAACTTGTCTCTTTTCGACCAGTTTCGTCCAACATAAAGGGTTCAACCTTAATAGGGTCGCCTATTTGCGATCTGGTTGAATCAAACGTAATAAGCTTGCCCATAAATTCCAATGCTTTGAATATGTTACTCTTGCCGCTAGCATTAGCACCATATATAGCAATTGACTTTAAAATTTTTATTTTTCCAAGATCAACTACATTATTAACATCAATTCTAGGATCCCTTGATTTTATCTTTGAAGCAACAAAATCTAAGGTGGCCAACCCTCTGATTGATCGAAAATTTCTCACACTGAACTGAATAACCATGGTCACACCTCCGAAATTTGAGATTTTTTCTCAAATCCACCCTAACACAGGTCGCCTCCTAAGGGACGACCCTGCTTGGGTAGGCATGATGGTTGATAGGCCCGACCGATCTTGCTTACTAGCCACTATGAGCCCGTGCCCAGCGGTCCAGCCATCGTCACGATGCGTTCGTAGTAGGGCACCATGGTCAGCCACACCTCCTCCGAGCAGCGCCCGCTCCAGCCACGCGTCGATGGCTCGGGCCACAACAGCGCTCAGAGTAGAACGTGCCAGTTGATCCTTTATCAGATCACCGTACCGCCCGCACGGCCTTCACAAACAACTTGCGTAGCCCGAAAGACCTCACGCCCAGAGCCGCCTCATCAAATCACGCACCTCGACCTGCGTTCGGTACCTCACGAGTTGCAGCGCAGGCCCGATGTACGGCCCAGGCAGCATGTAGGCCTGGCCAGTGCGTCCGAACCGCAACAGTCCTCCAGGAGGCAGGGTCTTGAGGTAGGCGTCCAACTGCTGCTGCGTGAGGGTATATGGGCCGGTGCCGTACTCAACGTCTGAGGCGTAGTCCGCTCGGTCGCCCAGTTCGACGAGCACGGCCCCCATGACGGCGGACCCGTTGCTGTAGATGCTGTTGAACAGGTGGTTGGAGCGCACGTAGACGTGCCCGGGGACCGTGCCGTAGATGTTCAAGTACGCGCCCCGTTGGGCGTGTCTCTCGCCCTCCGCAGCCACCTTCCTCGCTATGGCATCGAGCGCTGTCTGGAGTTGCGCCGCACGACGGGCGAACACAGTCTTCGAGCCCTTCCGAACCAACCGTCCCGTCATACGTCACCTCAAGCAAGCAGGGCCGCCGCCATCTTCTTCGCCACTCCCTTACGCCGTTCAACCTTCTCGACTTCCAGTTCCTGCTCGGGCAGCCCCTCGCTCTTGCGGCGCAGGTTGCGCAAGTAGCGCCGGAAGGGCGTGTCAACGATCTTGTAATCCTGCTTGCTGGTGGGCATGGTGCCCACGACCTCTTGCCCCCAGCTGATCTCGCCCACCATGGCCAGCAATTCAGCCTCCTCGGCCAGGGCACGGTACCGAGCCCGCTCCAGGGCGGCAAGACGAGCGGCAAGGGCGACGTGTGGCGTGGTCATCACCTCGGCGTAGGGCATGTACTCCATGGCCCGGTCGATCAGGCTGAGGGGTGGAGGGGGCGGGGAGGCGTCAGCCTCTCCAGGGCCTCCCGTTGCGCCTCCTGCCGTTGCAACCTCAGCCCAAGCGCTTTTTTTGTCAGTTCACGCAACCCATTCACCGTGTAAATGGCCTCAAGGACCTCAGGGATATCTGGGGCACGAAGACGGTCCGCATCCTCCGGAACGACCAGGCTACGCAGCAGAAGGCGGCGAAGGACCTGGGGGGCAACTCCTACAGGGAAAGGGGAAGCTTGCCCTGTCACAGGCGCATTCAAGGCGTCAATCAACTTCTCAAAATCCGATGCGTTCGCGCCGATCTCCTCAAGGGTCCAGGCGCGGACGGTCACGGTGCTCTTGTCGGTCAGCTCCACAGGCAACGTGTAGGTGTCCATTTAAGGGTCTCGCTTTGGGTTGAAGACGGCCCGCCCCAATCGAGACGGGCCGTGCGGTGAGGTTTAGACGCCGATGAAGTTGCTGAGGCTGACGGCCAGAGCGTTGACGATCTCTTCGGTGCGCCAGGCGGGCACGACGTAGATCACGCCGTCGGGCTTGGCCGTGGTGAAGTCACCAATGGAGGTCGGGGGCGTCCACCCCGTGTTCGCGCCAGCAGTCATCAGGAACTGCAGGCCGTCAAATTCCTGCACCTGCGGCTCACCGTTGCCCTGGATAGAACCGTTGGGGAAGGCACGCACAATGCTGATCGTGTTGTCCGATTCCTCGGTGCTCGCCACGAGGATGAAGGCCCCCTGGGTGATCACCGAGTCATTCGAGAACGCCAGCACGCTGTTCTCAGTCGACGTGCCCATGTCGGTGAACACCACGGTGTTGCTGACGACGGTCGCGCCCTTGGTCGTGCTCCAGGTCGGGGCCGAGGCCCCAGCGGTGCCAGCAGTCGTGACGCGGAAGACGCGACTGTTAGCGGTGACCAGGTCGCCAACCACATACGCCTTGTTGTTCGTGAAGTTGGCCGTGGTGGCAGGCGTGCTGATCGCGCGCTTGCCGACGTGCCACTCGCGAATAGCCACGTCGCCCGCACCGGCAGTCTGGAAGGTCAGGCTGAAGGTGCTCTCGTCGATCACTTCCTTGTAGGTCTTACGCAGGCCTTTGCGGTTGCCCTTGAAGGTGCGCTTTTGCTCGTCGCGGTTGTACTCGACCGACTCAATGAGGTTGAAGTCGGTGAAGAGCTTGTTGTCGCCGGGGCGCACGCCGAAGATTTGCGTGCCCGTCGTGGTGATGTTCGCAGCGTTGAGGGTGTCAGGGTTCCGGATTTTTGCACTATCCATGCTGTTACCTCGGGTGCGCGGAGCGCAGGTTGTAGGTGGTGACGGCCCGCGCGGAGCCATCTGTGGAATTGGCGATGAAAGGAGGTGTGACGACCTGGCGCCGTTTCCCGGTGCGAGGCGTGGTGCCAATCAAGGACCGGACACGCTCGGCAAGGCCCAGGGCAAGAGCGTCAGTAGGCGCGATGGTGTCAACCTGGAGGGTTTGCGTGTCAGACCAGCCGTTGATGGTGAACCCCGGCCCAGGGTTGTAGAGCTGCACGTAGCCCTGTGGGTGCTGCGTGAGGTACACACTCAGGCCACCCGACTGCCCCGGCTTGCGGCCAGCCAGTGGCTCTTGCTGCTGCTCAGGCCGCAGGACAGGGATGCTGCTGCCCAGGGCTGCCGTCAATCGGCTGTGGAGATCGTCGACGATGCCGGACATCAGAGGCTCCAGGTGCAGCAGCCGATGCTCTCGCCACTCGTGGCATCCAACTGCCCCCAGAACAGCAAGGTCAGCCGGCCGCCGTCGTGCGGAATGATTGCCCCCTCGCCCGGCGCCTCATCCTCCGGACTGACGGTCAGGAAGCGGACGTCCTGCCCAGCAAGATCCGGAAAGCGCTGGACCACCGCGGCATACGCTCGGCCACGTGGGTCAGCGGCCCAGACGTTCCCCCAGAACGGCACCCCTGGGGAGGGCGTCAGGCGGTACGGGTAGAAGAACCAAGCCTCGCCGCCCAGCGCCTCCTGAAAGCTGTCCTGCGTGGCCTG is a genomic window containing:
- a CDS encoding BRO-N domain-containing protein, which gives rise to MERDGELWFVGRDVAQALGYKKPRNALAAHVDADEKTTVRLHVTPQNRASDTAITSRARHTQEVVVISEVGVYGLIMGSELEQARPFKKWVKLLIQRYRQGDITLADEVLQRNTNAADAAWLAARAAVKAGRAELMDVLHVWHAPENRLIENVSKLVTRAVIGRSPAEYREAHGLKKSAPIRDHFSQAQLADVRWLESKLAAVLIAKQPSDHKEAYQACKHAVQVIYGVIHAQE
- a CDS encoding helix-turn-helix domain-containing protein gives rise to the protein MIVRWKVKEFLDSNNKTAYALWKASGLSRTTTYAIAQGDMEGVQFDTLSKLVEGLEKLTGKRVEIGDLLEVVRP
- a CDS encoding GIY-YIG nuclease family protein, with translation MTQFVYVLEDKNTHLLKIGISLDPEFRAKQVGKEFGTDVVVAGVLKVDDARRTEQFLHSMFSERRVVGEWFELTEKQKGYLLAYFIDKPQKRDARGTKAPPKRRPPALPRRTDFALQKLQGGSWSILTPDGMVGSVQLKEGGNSLGLEIKSREQIEALRGILDALDLELVAVPKKNV
- a CDS encoding S8 family peptidase gives rise to the protein MPEQLDHLILQRLKESETRRPERPAFGASPPLRSNQREHQGAIAMQMHAAVERPTRIRPSQVEVTNLLVLEMSFLGIDERQQLEDKFQAFIVSESNTEEADMGARYEISLHFSNSDYAHAFLEEWSRGPYTSMGFVVSPERASLGIPSDKKYVLSHPERSSLINLIEESFILQVEGLDIERVNSRKIRSSQKNLYKFIVQFTSLVDQQHFIDEANLYAQGNTQNSFLTAVQRANLFDALQSVRSLSPEDKMGPRLREKFDQIGEDTFFFDVDLWHPGENLNISQYKQSFRTIVQQLEGRVPGGPQEIAGSLLVAKVQGNRDLLSELLTLDMVSWIDLPPSVNFDSFTPIDDAIELPDLSQLSTTEMPLAAIIDSGIVSGHPFLSGLVVDAIDFSSGEGTPADLHGHGTQVAGVVVYGDLTEGLTTGKWEPKVRVLSGKVLRNNPDGTGGVIFAEDERASIQMADAIRTLHDTYGCRVFNLSINENHRVYRGGRQSEWALMLDDIARELNIVVVVSSGNAIPEIPSSFMRTELGRDLLEIQTSERHAIADPASGANVLTVGSIARRDEPSVHPNVFERDPSPIVPVESEMPSPFTRTGNVLDKGSGLVRQVKPELVSYGGNYSITSTGGVWARWKDNDRNLAEVLLNHNFPTGSLLTLGWGTSFAAPQVTHVCAQVEHQLRRIFHPMGKIPSANLVRAITVHSASIPQEIQVKLTNGLTEGAGQRRLRRFFGYGRPSIDKALFSDTNRVLLVADDLIASGKYHIYELELPENFVRNRGRRKIRATLAFDPPVRNTRKTYVARTMWMKMCRGLTPSEIDSIRSTGGSGSVAFGSNQLLNMKPTGELLSWSTVQSNIFETTRAQVLETCRHSDGKYKIHLIVGCEEEFPGYEEDLQRYGLVVSLEHEDAQISLYQEVQASITVQARAQMRSQSRVRSRSS
- a CDS encoding AAA family ATPase; the protein is MIKKMFKSYATGQHDAFMEAAQDVILDERKKQHVVLANELTRLLNGASTTRPDFPLASLQPVPRDPEKGLPLFDIKTPQKRMEDLFTTKGQEQALWDVMNEFKQWEILEMYSLKPAQKLLFCGPPGCGKTITAEAIASELGLPMLYVRFDGLVSSLLGETASNLSRVFEYVTRGQWVVFFDEFDAIGRSRDDSTEHGELKRVVNAFLQMLDRFEGRSLVIAATNFEQALDPALWRRFDEVFRFEKPDEETILRLLTRLLKRNLKKTNILPSISRELVGFSHADVERICLDAIKRTVLAGGMYVEEQDLIRAVAKQRDRQKILNFRHSTTSPTVDEE
- a CDS encoding DUF1304 domain-containing protein, which encodes MMHILSMGLILLVALIHVYIVILEMFLWTHPRGRAAFGTTAEEAQTTRVLAANQGVYNGFLVAGLLWSLLAPAALAPPLKIFFLMCVIIAGLYGTATVSRRILFVQVIPAVLALLAVLLSR